A single window of Thiomicrorhabdus immobilis DNA harbors:
- the mshL gene encoding pilus (MSHA type) biogenesis protein MshL: MNKNINTFSSNLIIFTLLFTIGGCQESSVKRDPIAPPVSEKLAPSGHIQAKPKVEDVVSPSAAIPGVVTTQIPSLPPLRGMAKEENYSISAVNVPVAELLFKLAKDSGKEMDIYAGIAGNVTINAINQPLDRILERIAEQVGFIYELNNNTIAIKPDFPEWRNYKVDYVNIVKKSNDSIDMKMSVSSSTTASRAGSAKASSTKVSVESVHNFWDKLEKNVQLLAQLDPNASRVILANPANNGQMTNTPSPSSPALSSISQNTVVNPEAGVISVYTTSLKHKSIKEYIDEVTQRAERQVLIEATVVEVLLNDDYQAGIDWSLFGDRAFGNDGGLRISSPFSGPTDGFSVATVDNAGSLINGAMSGDWNILANLKLLKQFGDSKVLSSPKIMAINNQTALLKVVNNLVYFSVDVTVTPATTAGALSTTTYETEINTVPVGFTMSVTPFVSENGDVTLNVRPTISRKIGEVNDPNPDLAKQGVVSSIPIIQEKEMSSVLRLKDRQTAIIGGLIEDNNSNTRTGLPWVSDVPVVGDLFSTRDDSTQKSELVIFIRPVIVKNPDVDNGDLNSVSRFLQTDKY; this comes from the coding sequence ATGAATAAGAATATCAATACATTCAGTTCGAATTTAATTATCTTTACTTTATTGTTTACGATAGGTGGATGTCAGGAATCTTCTGTCAAAAGAGATCCTATAGCGCCTCCTGTCTCAGAAAAGTTGGCTCCGAGTGGACATATACAAGCCAAGCCTAAAGTTGAAGATGTTGTATCTCCTAGCGCAGCTATCCCTGGTGTTGTCACTACCCAAATACCTTCTTTACCTCCTTTAAGAGGTATGGCTAAAGAAGAAAATTATTCTATATCAGCTGTCAATGTTCCTGTGGCAGAGTTGCTGTTTAAGCTAGCAAAAGACTCTGGTAAAGAAATGGATATTTATGCAGGTATCGCCGGGAATGTCACCATTAATGCTATAAACCAACCGCTGGATAGAATTTTAGAAAGAATCGCTGAGCAGGTTGGATTTATTTATGAGTTAAACAACAATACTATTGCAATTAAGCCAGATTTCCCGGAGTGGAGAAATTATAAAGTTGATTATGTCAATATCGTTAAGAAAAGTAATGACTCTATTGATATGAAAATGAGTGTATCTTCTTCCACAACGGCTAGTCGAGCTGGTTCTGCTAAAGCTAGTTCTACTAAAGTCTCTGTTGAATCTGTTCATAACTTTTGGGATAAGTTGGAAAAAAATGTGCAGTTACTTGCGCAGCTGGATCCTAATGCAAGTAGAGTCATTTTGGCCAACCCGGCTAATAATGGTCAAATGACGAATACTCCATCTCCTTCATCGCCAGCATTATCTAGTATTTCACAAAATACTGTCGTCAATCCGGAAGCAGGTGTTATTTCGGTTTACACGACTTCACTAAAACATAAGTCAATTAAAGAATATATCGATGAGGTTACTCAGCGTGCTGAAAGGCAGGTCTTGATTGAAGCTACTGTCGTTGAAGTTCTTCTTAATGATGATTACCAAGCCGGTATAGATTGGTCATTATTTGGTGATAGAGCTTTCGGTAATGATGGCGGTTTAAGAATAAGTTCTCCTTTCTCTGGGCCAACTGATGGTTTCTCCGTCGCCACTGTCGACAATGCAGGAAGTCTTATCAACGGTGCGATGAGTGGTGACTGGAATATATTAGCTAATTTAAAATTACTAAAGCAGTTTGGAGATTCAAAAGTTTTGTCTAGCCCAAAAATTATGGCAATTAATAACCAAACTGCTCTGTTAAAAGTCGTTAACAATCTCGTTTATTTTTCTGTAGATGTCACGGTTACTCCTGCTACAACTGCAGGGGCGTTGTCGACAACCACTTATGAAACAGAGATTAATACGGTGCCGGTTGGTTTTACAATGAGTGTGACTCCGTTTGTTAGTGAGAATGGAGATGTTACATTAAATGTTAGACCAACAATTTCTAGAAAAATTGGTGAAGTGAACGATCCTAACCCTGATTTGGCAAAACAGGGTGTTGTCAGTTCAATTCCAATCATTCAAGAAAAAGAAATGTCTTCTGTGTTAAGGCTAAAAGACCGTCAGACTGCAATCATTGGTGGGTTGATTGAAGATAATAACTCTAATACCCGCACAGGATTACCGTGGGTAAGTGATGTTCCTGTAGTTGGCGATTTGTTTTCTACAAGGGATGATTCGACTCAGAAAAGTGAGCTTGTGATTTTTATTCGCCCTGTAATCGTGAAAAACCCTGATGTCGATAATGGTGATTTGAATTCCGTTAGTCGTTTTCTTCAAACTGATAAATATTAA
- a CDS encoding GspE/PulE family protein: MQTPMLLGERLVQEGYISTDQLTIALTEHKRSGHKLGEILVSMGFVDVEVVREAVGSYVGYSSMSLKGVVPDPKALSLVSETFAHNYQLMPISLTDNVLKVAMSNPGDILVLDKLRRHLQNPQIQVQPVLVVEGEIQNGIDNYYGYELSIEGILRELETGKADLNSISSSNEYSQPMVRLVDNLLTDAVKRNASDIHFEPEEEYIRIRYRIDGVLQQIRLLHKMFWSGLVVRLKVMSELDLTEQRIPQDGRMTLIVQGRRIDFRVSSLPGSHGENFVLRILDREKGIVPLDDLGLDKDSYDDLKIMMGRPTGILLVTGPTGSGKTTTLYSILNELNDVGVNIMTLEDPVEYPMSLIRQTPVNEEIGMTFAAGIRALLRQDPDIILIGEIRDAETAEMAIRAAMTGHQVFATLHTNSAIGAIPRLLDIGVSRSIMAGNMIGIVAQRLARKLCKYCKEHYEPEDFERKLLSISDGDNYTLFKAKGCDKCNGVGYKGRLAVLETLRFTSDMDELLLEGASQHALLEKAIENGFSTMAQSGIRWVKQGETTLEEISRVVNLTELL, encoded by the coding sequence ATGCAGACTCCAATGCTTCTTGGAGAGCGTTTAGTACAAGAAGGCTATATTTCAACAGATCAGTTAACGATTGCCTTAACTGAACACAAACGATCAGGTCATAAGCTTGGCGAGATTTTAGTATCCATGGGATTTGTGGATGTTGAAGTGGTTCGCGAAGCCGTCGGGAGTTATGTTGGCTATAGCTCTATGAGTCTTAAGGGTGTGGTTCCTGACCCTAAAGCCTTGTCGTTAGTGTCTGAAACCTTTGCTCATAATTATCAGTTGATGCCCATCAGCTTGACGGATAATGTCCTCAAAGTGGCTATGTCTAATCCAGGGGACATACTTGTTTTAGATAAATTAAGAAGACATCTTCAAAATCCACAAATTCAAGTACAACCCGTTTTAGTTGTTGAAGGTGAGATTCAAAATGGAATCGATAACTACTATGGATATGAGTTATCAATTGAAGGAATCTTAAGAGAGTTAGAAACCGGAAAAGCGGATTTAAACTCAATCTCTTCAAGTAATGAATACTCGCAACCCATGGTTCGTCTTGTCGATAACTTATTGACGGATGCGGTAAAGCGTAATGCATCAGATATCCATTTTGAACCCGAAGAAGAGTATATTCGTATCCGTTATCGCATCGATGGAGTGCTGCAGCAAATTCGTCTTTTGCATAAGATGTTTTGGTCTGGTTTGGTGGTGCGTTTGAAAGTTATGTCTGAATTGGATTTAACTGAGCAGCGCATACCTCAGGATGGGCGAATGACCTTGATTGTGCAGGGTCGAAGAATTGATTTTCGTGTTTCATCCTTACCAGGTTCACATGGTGAGAACTTTGTATTACGTATTCTTGATCGTGAAAAGGGGATTGTTCCATTAGACGACTTGGGACTTGATAAAGATTCTTACGATGACTTGAAGATTATGATGGGAAGGCCTACAGGTATTCTGTTGGTAACAGGCCCGACAGGTTCAGGTAAAACGACTACACTTTATTCCATTTTAAATGAATTAAATGATGTAGGTGTTAATATCATGACATTAGAGGACCCTGTCGAATATCCAATGTCATTGATTCGTCAAACGCCGGTAAACGAGGAAATCGGGATGACTTTCGCGGCAGGTATCCGCGCTTTGTTACGACAAGATCCAGATATTATATTGATTGGTGAGATTCGTGATGCTGAAACTGCTGAAATGGCAATTCGTGCTGCAATGACTGGTCACCAAGTATTTGCCACTTTACACACAAATTCTGCGATTGGAGCTATACCGCGGCTGTTAGATATTGGCGTTTCCCGTTCAATTATGGCCGGTAACATGATTGGTATCGTTGCACAACGTTTAGCCCGTAAATTGTGCAAATATTGTAAAGAACACTACGAGCCAGAGGATTTCGAAAGAAAATTATTATCGATTTCCGATGGCGATAATTACACACTTTTTAAAGCAAAAGGCTGTGATAAATGTAACGGTGTGGGTTATAAAGGTCGTTTAGCCGTTCTTGAAACATTAAGGTTTACTTCTGATATGGATGAGTTGTTATTGGAGGGTGCCTCACAACATGCCTTATTGGAAAAAGCGATTGAAAATGGTTTTTCAACCATGGCTCAGAGTGGAATTCGTTGGGTCAAACAGGGGGAAACCACATTAGAAGAAATAAGCCGTGTTGTAAACTTAACAGAGCTTTTATAG
- a CDS encoding type II secretion system F family protein, with translation MENYHYTGINKYGKRVNGVLPATNEQELEQKLIKSNIDLLSYKKQSSSFSLLGKAKVTRKDIIGMTIQLEQLLRAGVPLLEIINDLKDHFESDAVKEMLANIYESMEGGATFSEALKQFEKEFGEVYVSLVSVGEKTGQLEDILLDLANMLKWEDELVSKAKKVMIYPAIVATVVIAVVILMMLFVVPELLGFITSMGGELGFATIALIATSGFIQNYIVEIFVVPMILIFLLKWWRKQSDEFKTKTDEMTLHLWIVGPVLYKLKLARIANSLAVMYGAGVSFPEALRMSSVIAGNKYLEGNINQAVRMIEEGKPIYESFDEASVFPSMAVRMIKVGELSGGMDTALKNVSYFYDREAKEMIEKIEPTIEPILTVVMGFVVGWVMIAVLGPIYDTIAQVQ, from the coding sequence ATGGAAAACTATCATTACACAGGAATTAACAAGTATGGAAAGCGTGTTAATGGAGTTCTGCCTGCTACCAATGAACAGGAACTTGAGCAAAAGCTCATCAAATCGAATATTGATTTGCTTTCATATAAAAAACAGTCAAGTTCATTTTCCCTTCTCGGTAAAGCTAAAGTAACCCGTAAAGACATCATAGGCATGACTATCCAGCTTGAGCAGCTGTTACGTGCAGGTGTACCGCTTTTAGAAATCATCAATGATTTAAAAGACCATTTTGAAAGTGATGCCGTTAAAGAGATGTTGGCGAATATTTATGAGTCGATGGAAGGTGGTGCGACTTTTTCCGAAGCATTAAAACAGTTTGAAAAAGAGTTCGGTGAAGTATATGTTTCATTAGTCTCTGTTGGCGAAAAGACCGGGCAACTAGAAGATATTCTTTTGGATTTGGCAAATATGCTTAAATGGGAGGATGAACTGGTTTCTAAGGCTAAAAAGGTCATGATCTATCCGGCGATTGTGGCCACGGTGGTCATTGCTGTTGTGATTCTGATGATGCTTTTTGTTGTGCCAGAATTGCTTGGGTTTATTACCTCAATGGGTGGTGAGCTTGGCTTCGCAACCATAGCGTTGATTGCGACTTCGGGTTTTATCCAAAACTATATCGTAGAAATCTTTGTTGTTCCAATGATACTGATCTTCTTATTGAAATGGTGGCGTAAACAATCTGATGAATTTAAAACTAAAACAGATGAAATGACATTGCACCTTTGGATTGTCGGTCCTGTATTGTATAAGTTAAAGCTGGCACGTATCGCTAACTCGTTAGCGGTTATGTATGGAGCAGGGGTTAGCTTTCCTGAGGCGCTGAGAATGTCGAGTGTCATTGCGGGTAATAAATATTTAGAAGGCAATATCAACCAGGCCGTTAGAATGATTGAAGAGGGGAAGCCTATATATGAGTCTTTTGATGAAGCTTCAGTCTTTCCGTCAATGGCTGTTCGTATGATTAAAGTCGGTGAATTAAGTGGTGGTATGGACACCGCTTTAAAAAATGTCAGTTACTTTTATGACCGTGAAGCCAAAGAGATGATTGAAAAGATAGAGCCGACCATAGAACCTATATTAACAGTGGTAATGGGCTTTGTTGTGGGTTGGGTAATGATTGCGGTTCTAGGACCGATTTATGACACTATTGCACAGGTACAGTAA
- the rmuC gene encoding DNA recombination protein RmuC: protein MIIDISTVTLVALSISVTIILLLSRSIYSKNQRLANQIQISQDLENQLNYQQSQYENLSTSYAKLEVVVQANRLQIDELQAIKGQAEQLTKQQTVLNQQLDEKELALEKLRERLLSSESQLAELQIALQSEKESSSEKIALLESAKKQLADEFKVLANQIFDQKQAQFTQSSQSTIEAVLKPMQGALDAFKSRVELVHKEDLEGRASLKEQLKQLHALNSQMTEEAQNLTQALKGDSKTQGNWGELILERLLERSGLTEGVEFEREKSFTDDHGKRLRPDVIINMPDNKHVVIDSKVSLLHYEQALNADDPSAKSIALKSHLVSLQKHIATLADKRYEHLDQLNAPDFVLMFVPVEGAYLMAIEADSRIFEDAFEKRVAVVTPTTLFTTLKTIEQLWRYERQSENTVKLIKRAAEVHDKFVGFVESFEKVGKQLQTAQTTYEQSHKQMISGQGNLVRQAEMLKNLAGKTKKEIPQHLLNEAELTTEALAELTDD, encoded by the coding sequence ATGATTATTGATATCTCGACTGTTACGCTTGTTGCCTTGTCGATAAGCGTAACGATTATTTTGCTATTATCGCGTTCCATCTATTCCAAAAATCAACGTTTGGCTAATCAAATTCAAATCAGTCAAGATTTGGAGAACCAGCTCAATTACCAGCAATCTCAGTATGAGAATCTTTCAACCAGTTACGCTAAACTTGAAGTGGTTGTGCAGGCCAATCGCCTGCAAATCGATGAATTGCAGGCGATTAAAGGTCAGGCAGAGCAGCTTACTAAGCAGCAGACTGTATTGAACCAACAGTTAGATGAAAAAGAATTGGCTTTAGAAAAACTCCGAGAAAGATTGTTAAGCAGTGAATCGCAACTTGCGGAATTACAGATTGCTTTACAATCTGAAAAGGAGTCCTCTTCAGAGAAAATAGCGCTGCTTGAGTCGGCAAAAAAACAGTTGGCAGATGAATTCAAGGTATTGGCCAATCAAATTTTCGATCAGAAGCAGGCGCAATTCACACAATCCAGTCAATCCACTATCGAAGCCGTCTTAAAGCCGATGCAAGGGGCCTTGGATGCGTTCAAAAGCCGAGTGGAGTTGGTTCATAAAGAGGACTTGGAGGGTCGTGCCAGTTTAAAAGAACAGTTAAAGCAACTGCATGCGTTAAACTCGCAAATGACCGAAGAAGCGCAAAACTTAACCCAGGCTTTAAAAGGTGATAGTAAAACCCAAGGTAATTGGGGTGAGTTGATTCTAGAACGTTTGTTGGAGCGTTCGGGGTTAACTGAGGGGGTAGAGTTCGAGCGTGAAAAGAGTTTTACCGATGACCATGGCAAACGTCTGCGCCCCGATGTGATTATCAATATGCCTGACAACAAGCATGTAGTCATCGATTCCAAAGTCTCTTTACTACATTATGAGCAGGCTTTAAACGCCGATGACCCTTCTGCAAAATCCATAGCCTTAAAGTCGCATTTAGTCAGTTTGCAAAAACATATCGCTACTCTTGCCGATAAACGTTATGAACATTTAGACCAACTGAATGCACCGGATTTTGTATTGATGTTTGTACCTGTAGAGGGCGCTTATCTGATGGCGATTGAAGCCGACAGTCGTATTTTCGAGGATGCCTTTGAAAAACGGGTTGCGGTGGTCACGCCAACCACTTTGTTTACTACGCTGAAAACCATCGAGCAGCTGTGGCGTTATGAACGTCAAAGTGAAAATACCGTCAAACTGATTAAAAGAGCGGCAGAAGTTCATGACAAGTTTGTCGGTTTTGTCGAGAGCTTTGAAAAAGTTGGTAAACAGTTGCAAACGGCACAAACTACCTATGAGCAGTCGCATAAACAGATGATTTCAGGACAAGGTAATTTGGTCAGGCAAGCTGAGATGTTAAAGAATTTGGCGGGCAAAACCAAAAAAGAGATACCACAACATCTCTTAAATGAAGCAGAGCTGACCACCGAAGCGTTAGCTGAATTGACGGATGACTAA
- a CDS encoding acyltransferase family protein, whose protein sequence is MSNLANLTTHFAQLLVTIMLWPFKKPYLIAQDIIHQPGKAFPVVDFLKGLSVLMVILFHIFFAVFFLFKKDPEKLQLFVDSIPAWFSFILAFDKAVDIFFMLSSFLLSYALLKVYDKKQSIHIGRFYLHRFFRIYPLFLVALLLYGLADINKLLQDGWYSLLFIENIYSKGIIPVQWSLSIEMQFYLILPFLLLFLAKSKRPILWLTVLIILSIGLRFVLALQSPVIYQTHWYDFLDSAKGKIYMDTMYYVIESRITPLLLGMLWAIILWRYPLAQLNFSKIKLAIFWTFGLAIIYLSMRFPIYYQDSVYFQNFNETLNLFVVSLHRIVFSMAILGLVLLAHYQIRNPHQDLLQKFNHALVNFKGWRLLSEVAYPMYFFHFPFIVLAWAIVLGTVKAEQVQTIPLYLIPLAYVLAVLFTLYLSLWLNFLVEARFIRIGKQIETKWFGGHNASTTPNNNHSK, encoded by the coding sequence ATGTCGAACCTTGCCAACCTAACCACTCATTTCGCTCAATTGCTGGTCACCATCATGTTGTGGCCTTTCAAAAAGCCGTATCTCATCGCGCAGGACATCATCCATCAACCCGGCAAAGCCTTCCCTGTTGTGGACTTTTTAAAGGGCTTGAGTGTGTTGATGGTAATACTGTTCCATATATTTTTTGCGGTGTTTTTTCTGTTTAAAAAAGACCCTGAAAAACTGCAACTTTTTGTCGACAGCATACCGGCCTGGTTCAGTTTTATTTTGGCCTTTGACAAGGCGGTAGACATCTTTTTCATGCTCAGTAGCTTTTTGCTGAGTTACGCTCTGTTGAAGGTTTACGATAAGAAACAGAGCATCCATATTGGGCGTTTTTATCTACACCGTTTCTTCAGGATTTACCCGCTGTTTTTAGTGGCTCTGCTACTGTATGGACTAGCCGATATCAACAAGCTGTTGCAAGACGGCTGGTATAGTTTGCTGTTTATCGAAAACATCTACAGCAAAGGCATTATTCCGGTGCAATGGAGCCTGTCGATTGAGATGCAGTTTTATTTGATTTTGCCTTTTTTACTGCTGTTCTTGGCCAAAAGCAAACGACCAATCTTGTGGTTGACCGTTTTGATTATTTTATCGATTGGCTTACGTTTTGTCTTGGCTCTGCAATCGCCGGTCATCTACCAAACCCACTGGTATGACTTTTTAGATTCTGCTAAGGGCAAAATCTACATGGACACCATGTATTATGTGATTGAAAGTCGTATAACGCCTTTATTGCTGGGGATGTTGTGGGCGATTATCCTGTGGCGCTACCCGCTTGCCCAATTGAACTTCAGCAAAATCAAATTGGCGATTTTTTGGACGTTCGGTTTAGCGATTATTTATCTATCCATGCGTTTTCCAATCTATTATCAAGACTCGGTGTATTTTCAAAACTTCAACGAAACCTTGAACCTGTTTGTGGTGAGTTTGCATCGTATCGTGTTCAGTATGGCGATTTTAGGATTGGTGCTATTGGCCCACTACCAAATCCGCAATCCACATCAGGACCTTCTACAAAAATTCAATCATGCATTGGTTAACTTTAAAGGGTGGCGCCTTTTGTCCGAAGTGGCCTACCCCATGTACTTCTTTCACTTTCCGTTTATTGTGCTTGCCTGGGCGATAGTGTTAGGCACGGTAAAGGCCGAACAAGTCCAAACCATTCCACTCTATTTGATTCCTTTAGCCTATGTTTTGGCGGTGCTGTTTACACTTTATCTGTCGTTATGGCTTAACTTTTTAGTCGAAGCACGCTTTATCCGCATTGGAAAACAGATTGAAACCAAATGGTTTGGCGGGCATAATGCCTCCACTACACCGAATAACAACCACTCAAAATAG
- a CDS encoding GNAT family N-acetyltransferase, which produces MPNALTFEVASSEAFYEIKHFLKRNQTHSANRGDKIYIVRNHLKLIGVARLLPVEDSPTTFWLRGLFVESAWRKQGIASQLLEHIANQEKSNREIKMIAAFAEPHLLKFYQRNHYTETAITNLPDSLKQRIEQAQSQGKTWRCLQITL; this is translated from the coding sequence ATGCCAAACGCCCTTACCTTTGAAGTCGCTTCCAGCGAAGCCTTTTACGAAATCAAACATTTCTTAAAAAGAAACCAAACTCACTCTGCAAACCGTGGCGATAAAATCTATATTGTCAGAAACCACCTCAAGCTCATTGGTGTAGCGCGTTTATTGCCGGTGGAGGATAGCCCTACAACTTTTTGGCTAAGAGGGCTATTTGTAGAATCCGCTTGGCGTAAACAAGGCATTGCCAGTCAGCTGCTAGAGCATATCGCCAATCAAGAAAAATCCAATCGTGAAATCAAAATGATTGCCGCATTTGCCGAACCCCATCTACTCAAGTTCTATCAGCGCAATCACTACACTGAAACGGCCATAACAAATTTACCAGACAGTTTAAAACAACGTATTGAACAGGCGCAATCGCAAGGTAAAACGTGGCGCTGCCTACAAATTACGCTCTAA
- a CDS encoding glycosyltransferase → MISIIVPTYQEVKNLQPLSEMIQTALTEAGESSYEIIIMDDNSQDGSIEKVAELQAIHPIRIVTRTENRGLSPAVIDGFNEAQGDFVVVMDADLSHPASAIPKMVAQLRDGESDFVLGSRYVEGGSIDESWTLWRYINSVVATIPALPITRVKDPMSGFFAIRKADIPCSQNLSPIGYKIALEVMVKGDFPVVSEVPIHFVDRIHGESKLTLGEQLKYLRHLRRLYQYKFQTKAEFFQFAFVGASGFIVDLAFYLVLQMFGASHTVARAISFWPAVTWNWMLNRTITFSHREKTKKTTQWGAFATSSLLGFTVNYGTYYTLTKYVPFFTEHMILALIIGVLMGMGFNFSISNLFIFKKLREEVDHEKLNEKH, encoded by the coding sequence ATGATATCGATTATTGTTCCTACTTATCAGGAAGTTAAAAACCTTCAGCCACTCAGTGAAATGATTCAAACCGCCCTCACTGAAGCCGGCGAATCTTCCTATGAAATCATCATCATGGACGACAACTCACAAGATGGCTCTATTGAAAAAGTAGCCGAACTGCAAGCGATCCACCCGATTCGCATTGTGACGCGAACAGAGAACCGTGGCCTATCACCAGCGGTGATTGACGGTTTTAATGAAGCACAAGGTGACTTTGTGGTGGTGATGGATGCGGATCTTTCTCACCCGGCGTCGGCTATTCCTAAAATGGTTGCGCAATTACGCGATGGCGAAAGTGACTTCGTTTTGGGTTCACGTTACGTTGAGGGGGGAAGCATTGATGAAAGCTGGACTTTATGGCGCTATATCAACTCGGTCGTGGCGACGATTCCTGCTTTGCCCATTACACGTGTAAAAGACCCAATGTCTGGTTTTTTTGCGATTCGTAAGGCAGATATTCCCTGTTCGCAAAACCTCTCGCCAATTGGCTATAAAATCGCCTTAGAAGTCATGGTCAAGGGAGACTTTCCGGTTGTTTCCGAAGTGCCGATTCATTTTGTCGACCGCATTCATGGTGAATCCAAACTCACTTTGGGTGAACAACTAAAATATTTACGCCACCTGCGTCGCCTGTACCAATACAAATTTCAAACCAAAGCCGAATTCTTTCAGTTTGCCTTTGTCGGTGCCAGCGGCTTTATCGTTGATTTAGCGTTTTACTTGGTCTTGCAGATGTTTGGCGCATCACATACCGTAGCACGAGCCATCTCGTTTTGGCCTGCAGTCACTTGGAACTGGATGCTCAACCGCACCATCACTTTCAGCCATAGAGAAAAAACGAAAAAGACCACCCAATGGGGAGCCTTCGCCACCAGCTCTTTACTTGGTTTTACCGTGAACTATGGAACCTATTACACCCTGACCAAATATGTGCCGTTCTTTACAGAACACATGATTTTGGCGTTAATCATTGGGGTACTGATGGGAATGGGCTTTAATTTTTCGATTTCCAACCTCTTTATCTTCAAAAAACTCAGAGAAGAAGTGGATCACGAAAAACTCAACGAAAAGCACTAA
- a CDS encoding tRNA-uridine aminocarboxypropyltransferase, whose protein sequence is MSRVICSQCQRPQKVCICDFIKPIVNGIEIGILQHPSEVKQIKGTAIIAIHALSHCQYWVGESVDALPGLVSWLQDDKPVLLLYPETENQTTVVANLAIDEIKSQYLNHFKVLILDGTWRKTFKMMQINPSLNALPRIALTPKSASGYQIRKQKDEQSLSTIEAIYELLSQLENSTDKYQPLLTAFEKMQQQQLAFRQNAD, encoded by the coding sequence ATGTCTAGAGTGATTTGTAGCCAATGTCAGCGTCCGCAAAAGGTCTGTATTTGCGATTTTATCAAGCCAATTGTTAACGGCATCGAGATTGGTATTTTACAGCACCCATCCGAAGTAAAGCAGATAAAAGGTACCGCCATCATTGCCATCCACGCGTTAAGCCATTGTCAGTACTGGGTTGGTGAGTCAGTTGATGCATTACCAGGCCTGGTAAGTTGGTTGCAGGATGATAAGCCGGTTTTATTGCTTTATCCTGAAACTGAAAATCAGACTACCGTGGTGGCCAATTTAGCGATTGATGAAATAAAGTCACAATACCTAAACCATTTCAAGGTGCTTATCTTGGATGGTACTTGGCGTAAGACTTTTAAAATGATGCAGATTAACCCATCGTTAAATGCCTTGCCAAGAATTGCGTTAACGCCGAAAAGCGCATCCGGTTACCAGATTAGAAAACAGAAAGATGAACAGTCGTTATCGACGATTGAGGCGATTTATGAATTATTGTCCCAGCTTGAAAATTCAACTGACAAGTATCAGCCGCTATTGACCGCTTTTGAAAAGATGCAGCAGCAACAACTGGCCTTTAGACAAAACGCAGATTAA